In Hemitrygon akajei chromosome 9, sHemAka1.3, whole genome shotgun sequence, the following are encoded in one genomic region:
- the fam89a gene encoding protein FAM89A, whose translation MDPPPFPHTQPELPREAADMAGRQANGGPVPNTTCLQGLPPLPKSLSGLLNSSGGSWREIERVYAKRCMIQEDLSRARSAGSRRAQQPSKPANLDAALALLRKEMVGLRQLDMSLLCQLWSLYESIQEYKGTAAANSDCSYGLENGYFDEEEEYFQESVENGKADNLETNLAVPKTLNSRDQWMQDSFHITI comes from the exons ATGGACCCTCCCCCATTCCCTCATACCCAGCCGGAGCTGCCTCGGGAAGCGGCTGACATGGCCGGGAGGCAGGCGAACGGCGGGCCGGTGCCCAACACAACGTGCCTGCAGGGCTTGCCGCCCCTGCCCAAGAGCCTGAGCGGCCTGCTGAACTCGAGCGGCGGCTCGTGGCGCGAGATCGAGCGCGTGTACGCCAAGCGCTGCATGATCCAGGAGGACCTGAGCCGGGCCCGCAGTGCGGGCAGCCGGCGCGCCCAGCAGCCCAGCAAGCCGGCCAACCTGGACGCTGCCCTGGCCCTGCTCCGCAAAGAAATG GTTGGTCTGCGCCAGTTGGATATGTCATTGCTCTGCCAGCTGTGGTCTCTTTATGAATCCattcaggaatataaaggaacaGCTGCAGCAAATTCTGATTGCTCCTATGGATTGGAAAATGGATACTTCGATGAAGAGGAAGAATATTTCCAGGAAAGTGTGGAAAATGGGAAAGCTGACAACTTGGAGACAAATCTCGCAGTGCCTAAAACTCTCAATTCCCGAGACCAGTGGATGCAGGATTCCTTTCACATTACCATATAG